The segment ATGCCTTGATCTGCATCATCCACGATGACGGCTAGCTGATAGGCCCACAGGCCATCTCTACGCTTGAGTATCACGTCGCCAAGGGTGGCGAGATCCAGTTGTACGTGACCTTGCAGGCGATCCTCCCATCCTGCGATCGCGGTATTCCCCCCCCATTGTTCCGCTGCTCGAATGTCGAGTCGCCATGCATGTGCTTCCGCAGGTGGCGTGCGGCGGGTACGACACCAGCCTGGATACAGCGGAAAGTCGCGCCATTGCTTGCGTGAACAGACGCAGGGGTAGACGACGCGACCGAGCTTGAGCTGCTCAAGTGCTGCTGCATAGGCGTCATGGCGGCGGCTCTGATAGCGCACGCCGTGAATGATATCGTGCGCATCGTTACTGGCGTCCCACTCAAGGCCAAAGGCCTCCAATTGACGCAGGATGGTATCGGCGGATCCGGATGGACAGCGAGGTGGGTCGACATCCTCGAGACGTACTGACCAGTTGCCGCCGTGGTGGCGGGCATCGAGATAGCTGGCGACAGCGGCGAGCAGAGAGCCAGCATGCAGTGGGCCAGAAGGGGTAGGAGCGAAACGGCCACGGTAGGCGGTAGACATCGGGAGGGCTCCGGCATCCGTCATGATTGGCTATTTAAAGAAGACGAACGCATACGGGCACCGCTCCGAGGAGGGTGCCCGTATGGGAAGTCGTACCGGTGGCGAACCACTGGTACTCCGGCAACAGGGCTTAGCGGCCCAGCTGCTTTTCTTTCAGCTCGGCCAAGGTCTTGCAGTCGACGCACTGGGTGGCGGTCGGACGTGCTTCCAGGCGGCGAATGCCAATCTCGACACCACAGGCGTCGCAGAACCCGTAGTCATCTTCATCGATATTATCGATGGTCTCGTTGATCTTCTTGAGCAGCTTGCGTTCGCGATCACGCGTTCTCAGTTCGAGGCTGAAGCCTTCTTCCTGAGTGGCACGGTCCGCCGGGTCAGCATAGTTGTTCGCATCTTCCTGCAGGTGGCGTACGGTCCGGTCGACCTCTTCCATCAGCTCCTGTTTCCAGTCCAGCAGGATCTGGCGGAAGTGCTCCAGCTGCTTTTCATTCATGTATTCTTCACCCGCTGCCGGCTCATAGGGGGTGAATTTCTTAAGCGCTTCCGGCTTTGTTTCAGCTACTGACATGGGACCGCCTCATTCCGCAGGTGACTTGGGCCAGCGACAGCTTGATATGCTGTCTCCTTGGCCACGGCGAGGGGGCTGTCCTGACTGCTGCCCTCGCGAGAAGATCAGCTTATTTAGCGTAAAAGTGACAAGTTTGCAACACCTCTCCGACGATAGTCGGTAATGGTTGAGATGTGCTGACCTTGGTAAAGCGGATGATTTTCGTGTTGATGAGGGGTGGGAATAAGGGCGCGACGGCGCCTAGAATGGGGCTCAAGCCTTGAGGAGTGTTGTCATGCAGTTTGCTCGCCGTGTCGAATCTGTCGCCGCCTTTCGGGTGATGACATTACTGGAAGCTGCGCAGGCGCGCGAAGCTTGTGGCCATGATGTTATTCACCTTGAAGTCGGTGAGCCGGACTTCCCCACGCCCGCACCAGTCATCGCTGCTGGTCAGGCTGCTCTGGCGGCGGGTCAGACGCGCTATACCCCGGCCTGTGGCCTGCCGGCATTGCGTGAGGCGATTGCTGCCGATTACGCGCGCCGCCACGGTGTGACGGTCTCGCCGTCGCGCATCATCGTGACTCCTGGAGCCTCCGGCGCGCTGCTATTGGCGACGCTGCTATGTGCTGAGCGCGGTGACAGCGTACTGATGGCAGACCCCACATATCCGTGCAATCGTCACTTCATGGGACTAGCTGATGCGCAACTGGATGTGGTGCCAGTCAATGCCGAGAGTGGCTGGCAGTTGACCGCTGAGCTTGCCGACGAATATTGGCGCGACAATACCCGCGCAGTGATGGTGGCATCGCCCTCCAACCCGACCGGCCATGTGCTGTCACCGACGCAGCTGGAAGAACTGGGTGACTTGTGCCGCGCGCGTGGCGCGCATCTGCTGGTGGATGAAATCTATCAGGGGCTGACCTACGGCGTCGCGTCGCATACTGCATTGGCAGACTGTCCGGATGCCTTTGTGATCAACAGTTTCTCGAAGTATTTCGGCATGACAGGCTGGCGGCTGGGCTGGCTGGTTGCACCGGAAGCTGCTGTCGAGCCGCTTTCTCGGCTAGCGCAGAATGTTTTCCTCGCCGCATCCACGCCAGCACAGTACGCCGCTCTAGCGGCATTCACGCCGGAGTGTGAAGCAGAGCTTGAGCGCCGTCGCCATGTGCTTGAAGGGCGCCGTGAGGTGCTTCTCGAAGGCCTCGGTCGGCTTGGGTTGGCGCCCTTGGTGCCACCGCAAGGAGCCTTCTATGTCTGGCTGGATATCAGTCACTTGAGTGATGACAGCGAAGCATTCTGTCGTGCGTTTCTTGAAGAGGAAAATGTCGCCATCACACCGGGCACTGACTTTGCGTTAGCCGAAGGACATCGCCATGTGCGAATCGCTTTCACGGCCGATGAAACGCGGCTTGTTGAAGCATTGGCACGATTTGAGCGTTTCCTCGCTCGCCGAGCTGCCCAGTGTGACGGGGCGTTGGCATGAGGATGTTGGCATGAAGAGGGCGGCCTGATGATTCTGGAGGGGCTATATCGCGGGCGGCTACTGCGCCGCTATAAGCGCTTCTTCGCTGACGTCGAGTTGCTTGAAGGGCCGCGGGCCGGGGAGGTGGTCACGGCACATTGCCCGAATACCGGCTCTATGCGAGAGGTATGTGTGGAGGGCTGCGATGTGTGGCTGTCGCCCTCCGACAACCCCAGACGCAAACTCGCCTGGACATGGGAGCTGATTCGACTGCCACTCGATCCGCCAGGGATTCATGGTCAACGTGAGGCGTTGCTTAGTGTGCATACAGGGCGTGCCAATGCACATGTCGAGGCGGCATTGCGGTCAGGCGATCTGGCGGTGCTCACGCAGTGGGGGCTTGCAGGCTTTGCACGTCTCGAGCGCGAGGCGAAGGTTGAGGTGATGCCCGCGGGTAGCGAAACGCTGGAGCGCTCGCGGCTCGATTTCTTGATGTGGCCGGTAGAAGCCGGTGCGGCCTCCACTTATCTGGAGGTCAAGCAGGTGACGCTGCGTGAAGCAGATGGCCACGGCTACTTTCCGGACTCGGTCAGCGTGCGTGCGCGTCGCCATCTGGCCAGTCTGGCCGCGTTGGTGGGGGCGGGTCATCGCTGCGTGCTGGTGTTTTGCGTTGCTCATGATGGTATTGAGGATGTCGCGCCAGCAGCGCACCTTGATCCAGGTTATGCACAGGCTTTTGCTGAAGCGCAGGCGGCCGGTGTCGAAGTATTAGCGCTAGGCATGCAGATTCAACTAGCGCATTACGAAGGGGGGATAGGGCAGCCATTGTGGCGCGCGCAGATTGCATTGACGCGAGCATTGCCACTGCATTCGAGCGTGCTCGAGGCTTGATGGCGTGGCTTCTTTACGTATCAGCCCTCTTATTGTCGTCCCACAAGATAAGATAGTGCTGATCTTCGCTATTCTCGGGCCTGTCGCCGCTCTGTCGTATCTCTACGCGTAGCGCGGCGAGTTGCTCACCTGGACAGGGGCCGCTCACGCAAACGCCGTGCTGAGGCTCGAAGCAGGCTTGGTGACGATGACACAGGATCAACCCGCCGGTGGCATCCATGTAAGGGTCTTGCTGACTGCCATGCCCATCGCGCTCAGCAATCAGCCGGCTACCGTGATGTGGGCAGCAGTCCAGATAAGCGTGCGGTCCATCCTCCAGCATGACCAGGAATGCCGCGCGGCCATCTTCAAGTTGCAATGCGCAGCTCTGCCCGACAGGCAGCTCAGGATACGGCAGAATCAATTGCGGCATCTGCTGCACGGACTCCAGCGCCCGGCATTCCTGTGTCGAGCCAAGCAACGTTGAGCGGCGTGATGGTGGGCTTTCGGACATGGAGTGGCTCGCATCGGTTATCATTCTGGGACAGTATGTTTTCTTGTGCGTTTTACCGTTTCCTTCACGTCTGGTCATCTTCATGTCGCTATTTCATCGCTCGACTTCTCATCGCTCTGCTCGTGATACCGCTTCCGGCATCAGTCGTCGTCAATTGCTGGCGGGGATGGCGGTGTCTGCTGGCGGACTTTCGCTGCTGGGTAGCTCGCTTGCTCGTGCAGCTGATCAGAGTGCGGTGGGGCCATTGCCACCATTACCTGCCTGGCATGATCCCAAGGCATCGCATCCCTTGCTCGGCAGCATCCTTGTTGCCGACGGTAATCGTCGCCTGTCGCCGGGCGCGCTAGTCGATTGGAGTCAGACACATCCGCGGGTGCTGCTGGGAGAGCATCACGACAATCCGGATCATCATCAACTGGAACGCTGGTTGATCGAGGCACTGGCGACGCGCAAGCAGCTGGGCGGTGTGGCGCTGGAGATGCTCGATACCACTCAGGATGCAGCACTGTCTTTGGTTAACCGTACCTCGCTCGCCGTGGCAGGTCTTCCGGATGAAGAGTTGAAGCAGCTGCTGGCATGGGATGAACGCTGGACCTTCACTGACTATGCGCCGCTGGTGCGCAGTACGCTGGATAGCGGCATCCCTCTCTCTTCAGCCAGCCTGTCAGCGACACAGATGCATGATGCCATGGCGCCCGGGCAGGCAGTGCTGGCCTTGCCAGAAGCTGTGCTGCGTCTACAGCGAGAGGCACTTGATGAGGGGCATTGTGGTTTGCTGCCGCCAGAGCGCTTGGATGCGATGTTGCGTGGCCAGTTGGCGCGTGATCAGCAAATGGCAGAACGCCTGGATGCATTGACGTCCAATGATGCCACTGCGCTGTTGGTCTGTGGCAGTGGCCATGCTCGTCGTGATATCGGTGTGCCGCGCTGGCTGGACGGAAAGGCATTATCCGTAGCGCTGATGCCAGTGGCTTGGGATGACAATGGCCAGGCATTGACGCGATTGGAAGACTATTTGCCCGAAAGCGCCGGTGCAGCCCCCGCCTATGATCTCGTGTGGTTCACGC is part of the Cobetia sp. L2A1 genome and harbors:
- the gluQRS gene encoding tRNA glutamyl-Q(34) synthetase GluQRS, yielding MSTAYRGRFAPTPSGPLHAGSLLAAVASYLDARHHGGNWSVRLEDVDPPRCPSGSADTILRQLEAFGLEWDASNDAHDIIHGVRYQSRRHDAYAAALEQLKLGRVVYPCVCSRKQWRDFPLYPGWCRTRRTPPAEAHAWRLDIRAAEQWGGNTAIAGWEDRLQGHVQLDLATLGDVILKRRDGLWAYQLAVIVDDADQGITDVVRGLDLLDNSPWQRLLQAALGLPMPRLTHLPLITADNGQKLSKQNLAPALPESPHAIRQRLHHTLELLGQDPPRELAGASPEEQLGHAIPRWSLAAIGKTPTLSAATHL
- the dksA gene encoding RNA polymerase-binding protein DksA, encoding MSVAETKPEALKKFTPYEPAAGEEYMNEKQLEHFRQILLDWKQELMEEVDRTVRHLQEDANNYADPADRATQEEGFSLELRTRDRERKLLKKINETIDNIDEDDYGFCDACGVEIGIRRLEARPTATQCVDCKTLAELKEKQLGR
- a CDS encoding aminotransferase class I/II-fold pyridoxal phosphate-dependent enzyme, whose amino-acid sequence is MQFARRVESVAAFRVMTLLEAAQAREACGHDVIHLEVGEPDFPTPAPVIAAGQAALAAGQTRYTPACGLPALREAIAADYARRHGVTVSPSRIIVTPGASGALLLATLLCAERGDSVLMADPTYPCNRHFMGLADAQLDVVPVNAESGWQLTAELADEYWRDNTRAVMVASPSNPTGHVLSPTQLEELGDLCRARGAHLLVDEIYQGLTYGVASHTALADCPDAFVINSFSKYFGMTGWRLGWLVAPEAAVEPLSRLAQNVFLAASTPAQYAALAAFTPECEAELERRRHVLEGRREVLLEGLGRLGLAPLVPPQGAFYVWLDISHLSDDSEAFCRAFLEEENVAITPGTDFALAEGHRHVRIAFTADETRLVEALARFERFLARRAAQCDGALA
- the sfsA gene encoding DNA/RNA nuclease SfsA, giving the protein MILEGLYRGRLLRRYKRFFADVELLEGPRAGEVVTAHCPNTGSMREVCVEGCDVWLSPSDNPRRKLAWTWELIRLPLDPPGIHGQREALLSVHTGRANAHVEAALRSGDLAVLTQWGLAGFARLEREAKVEVMPAGSETLERSRLDFLMWPVEAGAASTYLEVKQVTLREADGHGYFPDSVSVRARRHLASLAALVGAGHRCVLVFCVAHDGIEDVAPAAHLDPGYAQAFAEAQAAGVEVLALGMQIQLAHYEGGIGQPLWRAQIALTRALPLHSSVLEA
- a CDS encoding Rieske (2Fe-2S) protein, which produces MSESPPSRRSTLLGSTQECRALESVQQMPQLILPYPELPVGQSCALQLEDGRAAFLVMLEDGPHAYLDCCPHHGSRLIAERDGHGSQQDPYMDATGGLILCHRHQACFEPQHGVCVSGPCPGEQLAALRVEIRQSGDRPENSEDQHYLILWDDNKRADT
- a CDS encoding ChaN family lipoprotein, with product MSLFHRSTSHRSARDTASGISRRQLLAGMAVSAGGLSLLGSSLARAADQSAVGPLPPLPAWHDPKASHPLLGSILVADGNRRLSPGALVDWSQTHPRVLLGEHHDNPDHHQLERWLIEALATRKQLGGVALEMLDTTQDAALSLVNRTSLAVAGLPDEELKQLLAWDERWTFTDYAPLVRSTLDSGIPLSSASLSATQMHDAMAPGQAVLALPEAVLRLQREALDEGHCGLLPPERLDAMLRGQLARDQQMAERLDALTSNDATALLVCGSGHARRDIGVPRWLDGKALSVALMPVAWDDNGQALTRLEDYLPESAGAAPAYDLVWFTPARVVLDDACAGLREAGETSA